In Lolium rigidum isolate FL_2022 chromosome 7, APGP_CSIRO_Lrig_0.1, whole genome shotgun sequence, the DNA window TGTTGTATAGATGCCATATTAGAGGTTTTCATTCAGATGACAATCATTTTCCCTTGCTCTGGCTAGAAATATAGTGCAATGAGGTATTCATGATGCTTGCCATATCCAACTAGGATATATTCCATTTTTGTTAACCCTTAGTATCCCAATTAATTGTGCTTCTGATTCTAATTCAGTACTTCACTATATTTTCTATAAAAAAATCATTACCTCGCAGGTGtcgatttcatcatgcttccatGCCATCATTTATTTTGCCGAAAATGTATGCAAACATATTGCAAAATGCATGTCAAGGAAGGAACTGTATTGAAGTTGACCTGTCCTGATACAACATGCGGAGGCATTGTTTCTCCTAATATATTGAAAACACTGCTGGAGGAGAAAGAGTTTGAACGTTGGGAAGGATTGCTTCTTCAGAGAACTCTCGACGCCATGAATGATTTGGTTTATTGTCCAAGGTGCGAAACTGCTTGCTTGGAAGATGAATGCAACGATGCAGTGTGTCCGAGTTGTCTATTCAGTTTCTGCACACTTTGTACAAATCACCGTCATGTTGGGAAAGAATGTATGACTGCAGAGGAAAGAATTCGTATGTTGGAGGTAGGAGAACTTTATCTCACATATATTTTCCTTATCTTGGACATGTAAATTGTGGAGCTGTTTCTGTACTAACATATATCCGCTAGCAAACAGAGAAGACAAGGGTTCTGGAAAAGTGACACTATTTCTGGATCCAACGGACAGCAGCGGAATTACGATGGCAATAGTGAATTACCTGATGCAGGCGGACATAAATTGCAACACGACATTTAATCATATTTAACACATCACTAGATAATATTTAGAATATTGATATCAGGTCATTTGCCTCATGATCTCATCAGCCTATGGCCCAGGGTGGACAGATCATGTCCTGCAGTCCCTGAGTGGCCAAGTGTGAGCCTACCCTCATCCAACAGGGGATTTTTGTATCCAATAAATACTGCAAACACATTAGCATTGCTTGCTAACACTAAGAGGGGCACTTGATGTTCTAATTGTAGGCTAACTTGATAGATATCTAAGCTGCCAAATGCCAGCATTGTTTGTTGTTGTATACACATTGAATACCGATTCGCCATATAAGTTGCTTTTTGTAACTAGTAATAGATTTATGTGGTTCACTGCACTTTTAGGCTAGGTGTTTTATAGGAAAAACGCACAtgtatttttctttatttctatACACATTTTCTGGCTAACTATGCTAGAGACAATTTTGTATTTTGACAAACTTGGGTAAAAATGAGGCCAACGTATATTCTTTCGGAGAAAAAAAGATGCATACGTTGAGTCATTTTGATCTGTTATGTCCTTAGTTCTATGTGTTTTAAATGGTTGACGTGAATGCTAACTTTCCTTTGGTGCAGGAACGGCTAAAATCTAGGAAACTACAGAGTGATCAGAAAAAGATAGATGAAGCACGCAGCCTCCAGACAATTATGAGAGATGCAAAACAGTGCCCACGATGCAAGATCGCTATATCTAAGATAGAGGGATGCAATAAGATGTCATGTACTAACTGCGGGCATTACTTCTGCTACCAATGTAACTCTGAAATTTCTGGATATGATCATTTCAGTTACAGGTGAGTTCTCTTCTAGTGATATATATTTTGTTTTCATTGCCATAGATTTTACTTGACAAAAACAATCGTGTTGTTGTGTTCAGATTGGGTGCATGCCAGCTTTTTCCTCAGGAGGAAATCGATAGATGGGAAGCGCAAATGAATCCAGGGAGAAGGAGGGTTCAACAGCAAGTGGATGCTCCAGTTCCAGCTCCTGCCCCAGTGCCCGAAGTACGATATTATTACCCTTGTCCTACGTGTGGCAAACAACGTGCAAAGGTAacatgaactttttttttttgcgttccATAAAGACATCTTAGACAACAGCCATAATAATAGTTAATGAGAATGATGCAGTCCCCTACCTTTGTTTTGAAACCGCCAGCTGCCTCTCTTTTGTATCAAAAAACCAAACAAGTGATGTTTCTTATACAACTATTTGTGGTCAGTTCATTCTTTATAAAATAGATGTTTCCATTAGGACTTTTActcctttgctttgtgcttacctGCAGGTACGATGGTTAAATGATTTAATCTGTTTATTCCAAGCTTGATTATACATAATTTGATCACTCGTGACTCTGATATAACTTCGACAAATAAATTATTTCTTGGTGTAGTTTAATGTTAAAGTAAATCAGCGGCTGATCTCcaagccatgattgcttgttagctTGAGCCATCCAATGTAGGAGTAATCACAGCCTGCATGCTCCGATGAATTCTTAACCCCTTGAAGCTGTggttcttatttttcttttcacATTGCACAACACAAATGCTTCATGATTTGTATACACTTTGATCGCAGATTGGAAACAATAACCACATCAGGTGTTCGTCATGCCGCACACACTTTTGTGCATTGTGTCGGAAGACTGTAGATAAAACTTCACGGCATTTTGGTCCCAGGGGATGCAAGCAGCATACTGCAGATCAATGAGACTGCCTgccatatgtgcatcacttcaacaaCAGAGCAATGAAAAGAGAGCGGAATGCTGCCATACCGTGATTTCTCTCTCTTTTCCGTTCGCTCCTGCACGTAGTTATGCTGCAGGGTGTTCTATGTACATTTTTTCCCCCTCTTCTAACCAATGAAAAGCCAATATTTGCTGGATATTCCTTTTTAAATGTATTACTGGTGGTTTGCATATATAGTTATATACCCATCTCAGCACACAGCCTCAGCTCGGTGCTTCCAGCATTTTACAGGGAGCTTCATTTTCAAGTCTCCGAATTCTTGTACTCGTAACATGCTCTCGGAGTACTTGCTTGGAATACCTAGAAATTAGTCTCCAATATAGGCTGCTACCAATCATCATTGAATCGGATTGCTCCAGATTAGTGGTGGCGGTCTGTGATAGGGCTCAAGATCGTTCAGCCTATATGCACTTCATTGATTTCTGAGATTAAGTTAATGATTTTTAGTAATCATGTTTGCAAAATTGTATTAGTAGATGGAGGGCAAGCGAGGGTTAGCCACTGTCTTGCAAATTGGGCGAGGAAAGAGAGTAGAACGATGGTGTGGTTTGGCTCAGGACCTGATGGCTGAATCTGTTTTAATTCCTGCTGACTAATAAAGATCTGGTTTTGCctaaaaaacaacaacaacagatCAACCGACAAGTACCGAGATAGGATATTACAAAGCACAATTGCCGTAAAATCAATCTGACAATAAgtatcgtggttttagttcaaatccgatccataataaatgtcatagttttagttcaaatttgaccaTACACATTGCATAGTTCATTCAGGGGTACAGTAAAAGGAGTACCACTCCATCGCATAGTTTTGGTGAGATTGAAGGAAAGGAGCTTGTGGTAGTAAAAGCGGGGCCTAGTTTTTTCTTTGTAAGAAGATCCACACAGCATCTAAGACCATGCACATTTCATATCCACATAGTATCTAAGATCATGCACATTTCATATCCACATCTATCGATCTATTTTACATATTAAGGACAGAGAAAATGGCAGCCTCCTAGCATAGTTACCGTAGAGGGATCAATTTTAGCCAATAGAAATTCATCACGTCAGTTGGATGAAATAAAGAGCATCTCTCAGCTCCACTGCACATGCACGGTAGTGACTATTTTTGACCAATCACCTCGCGACACGCGTCGGTAGTTTTCTATAATAATTAGTGTTGAACAGTAATTGTTTTTCCAAAATTTTCCAGACGTAAATCATTAGCTCCAACAATAATTACCCGACCTGTAGTTATTAAACAGTCGACACTGAAAGTATTTTTCGCATGTAGTTATTCATAATTTTCCAACAGCGTGTAATTCTTCAGCGGCAATTTCTCATCAGCAGCTTACATCACAATGAACAATAATTTCCCCTTTGAATTATTTTGCCAAAAAAATCCGATGAAAATCTTTAACGCCAACGGTAATTCCAGCAGTAACTCTACAACCATGTGTAAATTTTCGGCAGTATTTTCCCGGCAATAGTCGGTAAGCTTCGACAATATTTTTTCGATGGAAACATTAAACTTTAGTAGTGATTTCTCGTCGGTAATTATTCATCGCTAATTTTCCAACGTCGGATAATTCTCTAGTGGTAATTTCTTAGCAGCAACCCCGTACCTTGCTGACCAGTAATTTTTCGTTTGTATTTATTTTCCTAGTAATTTTTCCAATGCAGATCTTGAACTCCAACGGGTGCGGCGTGACGTCGCGTAAATCTTCCTAGTCTATATATGAAGGACAAAGTAAATGAGGCTCTCACGGTGCTCCACCCCAAGTTACTGTAGATCATGTATTGCCTTAGCCACGAGCATCTAGAGCCGCAAGTACCGATCCTTTTATACATGCTAAggtgcatgtccgtgggcttATTTATCCTGGATGGCTTCTGCGACGTCCTTCACATCGAtagtcatgttggtgaa includes these proteins:
- the LOC124677368 gene encoding E3 ubiquitin-protein ligase RNF14-like; its protein translation is MVRKSSKLRGGPRCVAPAPELHCKALNPIPIPAEIPECSRAAEAPLDAFVDIVDEERLGLDVPAVAGVEEEIVRALAEMGMELTEEELCANDQMQEDEILVLGAIFGDSLVMLNKKEGQRSFQIHVHIEIPDGIDVSARLDYGTGTLNYGEACHGDASDDLVYKFRVDHLPPILLTCYLPPSYPSHQPPIFTISTEWLGKVKLSSLCQMLDMIWEEQQGMEVIYQWVQWLQNSCLSHLGFSDEIILSKGDLTCDEDGEDKRACPDDSAPDVIIPRIMRYNDDKRHEAFLHDIHDCMICFSEYPGVDFIMLPCHHLFCRKCMQTYCKMHVKEGTVLKLTCPDTTCGGIVSPNILKTLLEEKEFERWEGLLLQRTLDAMNDLVYCPRCETACLEDECNDAVCPSCLFSFCTLCTNHRHVGKECMTAEERIRMLEERLKSRKLQSDQKKIDEARSLQTIMRDAKQCPRCKIAISKIEGCNKMSCTNCGHYFCYQCNSEISGYDHFSYRLGACQLFPQEEIDRWEAQMNPGRRRVQQQVDAPVPAPAPVPEVRYYYPCPTCGKQRAKIGNNNHIRCSSCRTHFCALCRKTVDKTSRHFGPRGCKQHTADQ